The Blochmannia endosymbiont of Camponotus sp. genomic interval ACTCCAATATGCTCAGCAACTAAATACGCCGCAAAAGGTAACAATAAAAGAAGTATTGTTTGAGTAGCAGGATCACCACCACTCCAATGAGTGATAAACCTTAATGACTTACTATATCCCCAAGTAACAGCTATCCCTGTTAATAAACCACCCATAGATACTTTGATAAACTCTATAGAAGCTCCACTCACACTGAAAACCATAGTGCCCATAGCTACCGAAATAGCAAATTTAAGAGATACTAATCCTGACGCATCATTCATCAAAGCCTCTCCTTGAAGAATATCCATAAGCTTTTTAGAAATACGTCCCTCTCCTACAATACCTGAAAGCGCTACCGCATCCGTTGGAGATAAAACCGCTGCTAATGCTAATGCTGCTACAAGAGGCATGTCTGGTATCATCCAATGAATTAAATATCCGATACCAACCACAGTAATAATCACCAACACCAATGCTAATATAACAATTTCTCCTCCATGACGTAAAAACTCACGCATTGGCGTTTTCCATCCATCAGAGAATAATAACGGGGGAATAAAAAGCAATAAAAATAATTCAGGATTAAAATCTACATGTAATCCAAATCTAGGCCAAGCTAATAAAGCCCCTAATACAATTTGCATTAGAGGTAATGGCATTTGAAACGGCAAAATTCGTGTTATAACTCCTGAAACAGAGACAGCCAAAGTAAGAATAAGAATCGTAAAAAAAATCTCCATGCTTTAAATCTCAACCGTATCCAAAAAAACAAATATTCTTCCTACAAATATAGTATTTAGTTTTGATATTTACTTCATATTGTGTATAAGCATGGCATACTCACAAAGTATTAAACAAGTGATAAAATTCACGCATATATATGTATGCGACCTTTAATTATACACTACTTACAAGAAATGAAATATTTTTATATTTGCTCTAACAATATAAATTTTATGATTTTTATTTAAGTGGCCTCGGTATGCATGTTGCAATAGATTTTAAAACATCTAACACTCTTTAATATGATCATATTGGTTAAATAGCAGCAAGCATATAGACACATATTTAATTAAATTGTAGCTTAAAAACACAACAACAATATCAAATTTTTATTGGTATACTAAAAATATAAAATATAATTTATGCATGTTATGTTTATAAGTGTATATAAACGTAAAAATAACTATTTGAAAATCCAACCCATATACGCCTACGCAATAATAAAAAAATGACTTATTAATTTTTAATAGATACAGGTCGTCTAAAAAGGAATATCCTCATCATCAAAATTAACATCGGATGGGGCACCCGATACATCATTCGATATGGTTTTATCGCCGCTATTCATTACGTTCTGATTATCTAACGATACATGTTCTCCTGAATGACGGCTACCTAACATTTGCATTGCGCCTCCGATACTAACAATAATTTCAGTAATATACCGATCTTGTCCATTTTGATTTTGCCATTTTCTAGTTTTTAACGATCCTTCAATATATACCTGAGAACCTTTATGCAAATATTCTGATGCAATTTCTGCTAATCTCCCAAATAACACTACACGATGCCACTCAGTTTTTTCTTTAAATTCATTAGTTTGTTTATCTTTCCAGGATTCAGTAGTAGCTACTGAAATATTAGTAACCATATTACCACTAGACATATAACGAACCTCTGGTTCCTGACCGAGATACCCTATTAAAATAACTTTATTAATTCCCCTATTAGCCACAACTCCTCCATTAATTACATCATATGGTATTTTTAATATTTTATTAACATAATCATGCTATGCCGTTTAATAAAACCGTATAGTTAATATACTTAAATAAAGATCAATATTATTAACTAATATTTTCATAAAAAACCACACAATAAAATGCATTATATTAAAAATCAACATTCTCCGATCAACACCGCACTATGTTAGTAAAAATAATTTTAAAATTATTTAATATATTTTATAAATAAATGTAAATTACGTTTACACCAAAATATATAATAGTGAATTTCAAATAATAATTCATTCCATTTTTTATGCTTATTGCAGTATAAAACATAACAAAAATAATATACGTACATTATATGTCATTTGACATAAAACAGATATTAAAACTTTTTCATAGAATAAATACATAAATTATTTTCATATAATAATATTCTATAACCAATCCACATTAATAATAGAATATTAATATTGACCAGATTCAACATAGTTATCGAATCGAGAGCATTGTCCGTTAAACATCAATCGTATGGTACCAATGGGGCCATTCCGTTGTTTCCCTAGGATAATCTCAGCGATCCCTTTCATTTCACTGTTTTCATGGTATACTTCATCACGGTAAATAAATAAAATCAAATCAGCATCTTGTTCAATTGCTCCGGACTCACGCAAATCTGAGTTAACGGGGTGCTTGTCATTGCGTTGCTCCAAACCTCTATTTAACTGAGAAATAGCTATAACTGGCACTTTCAATTCCTTAGCTAAAGCTTTTAACGATCGAGAAATTTCGGAAATTTCTAATGTGCGATTATTAGATAAAGACGGTACTCTCATTAATTGCAAATAATCAATCATAATTAAACTCAAGCCATCATGTTCTCGGAACAACCTACGCGCCCGTCCACGCACTTCAGCAGGTGTTAAACACGAGGAATCGTCAATATATATATTACGTTTTTCCAAAAGAAGTTCCATAGCACTAGTAATTCTTTCTCGATCTTCATTATTCAGTCGACCCGTGCGAATACGTACTTGATCAACTCGAGATAATGAAGCTAACATACGTATCATAATTTGATCACCAGGCATTTCCAAACTAAATATCAATACCGGTTTTTTTTCGGTCATCGCGGCATGTTCACATAAATTCATAGCAAAAGCAGTTTTTCCCATAGAAGGGCGTGCGGCAATAATTATAAGATCAGATTTTTGTAAACCATCAGTTTTTTTATCCAGGTCTTTATATCCGCTAGAAACACCGGTAACACCGTATTTCGGTCTATTACATACCTGTTCAATATGAGCAACTGTCTTTTCTAAAATATGGTCTATTCCTTTTGGATTAAGATTATGATTGCTTTTACTATGTGAAATTTGAAAAATAAGAGATTCAGCTAAATCTAATAGCTCATCACTGCGTCGACCTTGAGGATTATATCCAGCGTCGGCAATTTTATTTGCTATAGAAATCATTGCGCGTATTACCGATCGTTCACGTACTATATCAGCATATGCAACTACATTAGAAGCACTGGGAACATTTTTTGATAATTCTGCTAAATACGCAAATCCTCCGACTAATTCCAATTTTCCTTGAATCTCTAAAGATTCTGACAGTGTTATTAAATCAATAGGTTTATTTGTTTCCAATAAACGTTTCATTTCATTAAAAATAATTCGATGAGCATAATTAAAAAAATCATCAGAATTTACTTGTACTGATATATATTCCCATTGAGTATTATCTAACATTAAACCACCCAGCACTGACTGTTCAGCTTCTAACGAATACGGTGGTATTTTCATATTATTTACTTGCTGATCATGAGAAACATGCATTTTTTAATATTTTCCTCGTATAAATTTCTATTTTCCTTAACAAGAAATATCTAAATTTTAAACATGCACAATCATATTTCCGCTATTACAATACCATATAAAACACCCAAAATAATTAAACTAATATAAATCATGAAACCATATGTACAGACATCATGCGCGCATATATTAGTTATTTAAAATATTATAAATGAAGTTAAAAAATACGCTTTTGTATCTAATAATCTCAGAATTTTCATTAACGTAATTTGAAAATACTTACAGTTGATTAATGAATTAAAAACATACAACACATAAACATCTATTATAGATAAAAATAACATCGCTTGTGTGTAATTATTCTACAATATCATTCATATTCACTTACTGTAAACTGTATACATGATAAATGTAAAAGAATGTAATTAATTTAATAAGTCCATAATTTTTTATATACTATATAATTGCTCTATAGCATCATCTTTTCAGTACCTCCTATACTGACAGCAGTATAAACATATCATCAATAATTAAGGAACAGTATGGATACTAATATCCAAAAAATATTAACTCAAATTAAAAAACTATGCGAACAGCGATGTGTGCGTTTAACACCGCAGCGCTTGGCAGTATTACGATTGATGTCCCAATACAACGGAGCTATAAGCGCTTATGATTTGCTGCATTTACTGCGACAATCCTCACTACCTCATGCAAAACCTTCCACTATTTATCGTGCTTTAAACTTTCTGTTAGCACAAGGATTTATTCATCGTATTGAATCCACCAATAGTTTTATGTTATGCCGCTATTTTTTTGGATTATCACATAATTTTGCTTTCTTTATTTGTAAAAGTTGCAAACAGGTTACTGAACAAACGACAAAAGGAATCGAAGAAATTTTACAAAACACAGCTAAAATTACAGGATTTACTATGTTTAATAACATTATTGAAGCACACGGACTATGTCCTAAATGTATTAACCTTGAATTACGACCACATTTTAAAGCCTAATTATTTTTATATGTGTAATGATATTAATAAAATATTTTTTATATACGTTATCAACTAACGCAATAATACACATTAATTTAACTAACAATTAATGTTGCCACTACACCTGTATATTAGTACCAATTTACACTAAAATTATTAATATTCAGAATCTATATAAACTGCATAAAAATTATTTTATAAATACCACGGACTTGTTATGAATATTTCCTTACAGACAGCAATCATTTTTATTTAAATACGTTTGTTCCGAGCACTCTTATTGTTTAGAGTGCAATTGATTATATTTAAATTAACAAAAACTCGAAGCAATACCCATGAACACTAACATACCTACATAATTATTACTCAAAAAAGCCTGAAAATATCTTATTCGTGTTCTTTTATGAATTAATATTTGTTGCCACATAAATAATATGATGACACCAAACAATGAAAAAAAATAAAATACTACAGTAAATCGCTCCTTCCATCCAATAATTCCTAATATAAATACAATACATAATTGAAGTATTCCTATCAAAAATTTATCCATGTCACCAAAAAATACAGCAAATGATTTAATTCCAACACATATATCATCTTCTCGATCTATCATAGCATACTGTGTGTCATATACTATTGTCCATACGGTATTCGTCAGAAATAATAACCAAGCAGTACTACTTATGGGATTATTAATTGCAGTAAACGTCATTAAAATAGGCCAACTAAACAATATTCCTAATATTAATTGGGGGAAATAAGTATATCTTTTAAGATATGGATATATCCAAGATAATATCAAAGCTACTGCAGATAAAAAGATAGTAACAAAATTCAAACTTAAAACCAATATAAATGCAATAAAAAGAAGCATCGCTAACGTCACTAATGCCTCTTTTTTCGTAATCTTTCCAGATGTTAAAGGACGCATTTTAGTACGTTGAACATGCCTATCGATATCATAATCAACATAATCATTGATTATACAACCTGCAGAGCGCATACACAGCGCTCCGACAACAAACACTATTAAAATAACTTTGTCAGGGATACCTTTGTGTGATAACCACAGCCCCCATAAAGTAGGCCATAATAACAGAAAAAACCCAATAGGTTGATTAATACGCATTAACTGTGCTAGATTAGAACACTTTTTAATAAAAAAAAGCTTATTTGACATGAAATTAGTAAATAATATAATCGTTGTAACTTTACCAATAATACTATCAATGATTGATATCGTTATCATAGTATATAGAATGGCATTACCGGATATTTATTTCGCTTGTATTTCATGAAATAACTACGTATTACTGTAATCGTATCCATTGCCAATTTGTTAAACCAATAAATATTTTGTCGTATACAATAGGAAGCAGACATGAAATATTTTTATAAAAAAAATGATCATACGATAGCAAAATATATCATAAATACATATGATCATCATAAAAAAATATAATTTTCTTTTTCTCTACATAGATTCTCTTAGATAATACGAATTTTATCATTTTAATAATGGCGTATTTCTCATGTCACACTTTCTCTTCAACTTAGAAATACACATCAGCATTATGTTGATTCTCGCATTGATTCTCGTATTTATTTATGAAGCTATTAATGGTTTTCATGATACTGCTAATTCTGTAGTCACAGTAATTTATACCTGTTCGTTACGTTCTCATAACGCAGTATTAATGTCAGGAATATTTAATTTTTTAGGCGTAACATTAAGTGGTTTAAGTGTTGCATATACAATTATCCATTTACTTCCTACATATTTTTTTATGAATACTAATGCTAATCATATTTTAGCTATGATTTTTTCCACATTATTTGCAGCAATACTGTGGAATCTTGGAACGTGGTATTTCAGGTTTCCTACCTCTAGTTCTCATACTCTAATTGGAGCATTAATTGGGATTGGATTAGTGCACGCAATTGTTACGCATTGCCCAATGGTGCAAGGATTGAATATTCCGAAATTAATTAATATTTTTTTATCATTAATAATATCACCGATAATAGGTTTGACGCTAGCTAGAATAATGATGTTAATATTATGTAGATATTGGAATAACAACAAAAAACATAAAAACATTCATATTACTCCAACCCAACAAACACAAAAATATGGAAGACCTCAACCATCATTATGGACTCGTATTATATTAATTTTATCTGCAGCTGGAGTTAGTTTTTCTCATGGAGCAAACGATGGGCAAAAAGGAATTGGGCTCGTTATGTTACTGTTAATAGGAGTAGCTCCGGCAAACTTTATGCTGAATATGCATGCTAGCAATCATGAAATATCTCGCACTCGAAATGCCGTTAGCAATTTTTATGAATATTATACTCAACACTATAATAATTTTAAAACTATCGTGCCATCAGAAATAACATCTATGCCTATATCAATAGCATTAAATCAACTAAAAGGTATCGTTCCTTCCATCAAAGATTCTACGCAAATGTTTGTGAATAACAATAATGTAACATACTTTAACAAATATCTCTCTGCTTCAGAAAAAGAGATACAACTAAGAAAAATTTTTCATGATTTTTCATTAACTCTTACTATTATTAATAACGCTTTATTATTACTTGAAAATTTAGATAGTTATGCTCAATTAAATATAGATCAACGCTCCCAAATGAGACAACTACTCATATATATAGTAGATATTTTAGATCAAATCATAATGCTTCCAGAAACCTCATATAAAAATAAAAATTTTCTTAAACATTTAAAAGAACATTTGCTGAACACAATTGAATATGCACCAACTTGGATTATTTTATCTGTTGCATTGTCATTATCTCTGGGAACGATCATTGGGTGGAAACGGGTTGCTACTACCATTGGTGAAAAAATAGGAAAAAAAGAGATGACTTATGCGCAAGGTTTATCAGCCCAATTAACCACAGCTATATCCATAGGCACAGCAAGTTATGCTGGTATGCCTGTTTCAACGACTCATGTGTTATCCTCATCCATCACAGGAAGCATGCTAATTCGTGGATGGGGAGTACAAGGGAAAACAATAAAAAATATATTAATAACTTGGTCATTAACTGTGCCTGTCTCTATCGTACTAAGCGGGAGTTTTTATTGGGCTGCATTAAGATTATTACACAAATATATTCAAATATAAAACAAATAAAAAAATTAAATCAACACACCTGTCATATTGTTCTATCTTTTTATTAAAAAAGAACATTTTCATTTTAAATGAAATTTAAAAATTAAGAATTTTGTAAGCAATTAAAAATAAATAATATTTATTGGCCATTCCTATTTATTAATTTAACGCTTTTATTTATAGATAACACGATTATCCAAATTTCCTTACACATGACTATCGAAATATCTGGTAGAAAAACTAATGTGAAAAATCTTTTATCGTCAGTATATCGATAATTCTTTTAATCAATAATTTAAAAAACACATATCTTATTTTAAGAAACAAAAATCACATTCTTTATTTACAATAAGAATGAACAAACACCAATCTATCATTCTTAATGTAAGAATGATTCACATATTAAAACAATATTTTTAATAATTTATATATACTTTACTGACATAGAATGGTCAATAGAATCAGAAATCCCATAATACCTTAGCATAGATTCTACTGTCATAGTTTGTGTACAAAATTTTACAAGACATTTCTCCAAATCGATAGTACCCCCCAACGCAAGTATGTCATTAAGAAATAATTTCCCTATTTTCGAATTAAGAACACCTTTTTCTTGAAAACGACACCAAACGTTAGACGCTAACATATCTGCCCATAAATAACTATAATACCCCGCAGAATAATCATCCGAAAAAATATGTAGAAAAGAATTAGGGAACCGATCCCAATCCATTGAGAAATGATGCGTTGATACTTGTTTTATTACTTCGTTAAATATTTTCAATGCACTCCTCTTTTCCCCTGGCATATATTCATGATGTATTCGTAAATCAAATAACCCATATACCACTTGACGTAAAAGATAAGATGATGATTGATATGTTTTTGTTTTTAATAAATTATTTATTATATAATCAGGTAGCGGTTCTTTTTTTTGATAATGCATAGAAATTAATTGTAATACATTAGGGTCCCAACAAAATTTTTCCATAAGTTGACTAGGTAATTCTACTGCATCCCAAGGCACTCCATTAACTCCAGATATTTCCGGAATATCAATACGCGTCATAATATGATGTAGTACATGGCCAAATTCATGAAATAAAGTTATCACATCATGATGCGTCAACAAACATGATGATTTCTGATTTTCTGAACAATTAAAGTTACAAGTTAAGTATGCAATAGGTTTTTGGATAATGGTATTATTTCGATACATCTTACCCACTAATTCATCCATCCAAGCGCCCTCTCGTTTATCGTCTCTAAGATATATATCTAAATAAAATCCTCCCATCCATTCATCTTCTTCATCAAAAATATCAAAAAATTGTACATCAGAATGCCATGTTTCTACGTCATAGCGCTCTTTAATGGTGATTCCATAAATACGATTCACTACTGAAAACATTCCATAAAGTACTGTTTTTTCAGGAAAATAGTAACGTAATTCTTCATTTTTAATAGAAAAAAGATATTGTTTTTGTTTCTCTCCATAATATGCAATATCCCATGGATTTAAAGATACACAAGAACATTTTTTTTTAGCAAAATTTTGTATTTCTAAAAATTCCTTATATTCATAAGCACGTATCTGAATAGATAAATTCATAAGAAAATTAAATACTTGTTCTGGGCTCTGTATCATTCTTTTGGATAAAGATTTTTCAAGATAAGTGTTAAATCCTAATATTTTTGCTAGCTCATAGCGTAATGCAAGAATTTCATCCATTACTAAAGTATTATCCCATTTTCCACTATTGGGTCCTTGATCAGAAGCACGAGTATTAAAAGCCCAATATAGCTCTTTTCTAAGTTCTTGTGTATCGCAATACAAAAGAACTGAAGAATAACTAGGGTATTGCAATGTAAATAACCATCCTTTTTCTCCACGAACTTGTGCTGCTAAGCGAGCAATCTCCAATGTATGCTCTGGTATCCCAGATAGTAATCTTTTTTCAGTAATTAACTTATTCCAACCTAACGTTGCGTCAAACACATTATTAGCATAATTTGAACTCAATCGGGATAATCTAGAAGTTATATGTGCATATATTTTTTTTTTCTGTGGAGATAGATAAATCCCCGAGAACTTAAAATTATGTAAAATATTATTTAATACTTTTTTCTGTATTACGCTCAACTTTTGATAAGAATCTCCATGTTGTAATGCTTGATAAGACTTATACAATCCATCATGTTGATTGATCCAGTTTCTATATTCAAAAATAAACGATAGACTTTCTTCATAAACCTTACGTAATTCTAGGTTATGTTGTACAGAATTTAAATGTGTTATCGGAGACCAAGTACGTTGCAATTCATTTTCTGCAATCATCAATGGATAATATAGCGTATCCCAATTTATACGTCTTTCGGATACAATCTGATTTACCGTATTATAACAATTAGTCAAAACCTTTTGTACAGCCTCTTTTACATGATGTACCTTAATAGAAGAAAATGGAGGAAATATAGAATAATTTAATAACGGATTACTATCCATATAATAAAACCTAAAAAATTTGTAGCTATTATGTCGCCAATTTTAAAATATTCCGTTATATCGAGTGTATATGTGTAACGAGACACATATATATATCTTGAGGATATATTTTTTTAATATCTATTAAATAATCTTAATTACAGTATCATTTCGTATAAATAATTAAATAAAAATACGTTATTAGTTTCATATCGGTGAGGAAGGATTTGAACCTTCGACCTATACGTCCCGAACGTATTGCGCTACCAAACTACGCTACTCACCGTACTATAAGTATAGTCATATATATATAACTTGCGATTTAAATGGAAATATTTTTGCTTTTATTAACACAATTAATAATAATAGAATCTAAAAATTACTCATTCAATCTTATCAATAAAATAAGTACTGAATGTATATTTCGATTATATTATTATAATATCATGTTTTATTAAAAATTAATATATACATAAATATCAATTCAAAAATGCAATTATTTTTATACATTCATTAATAAATAATCTACTTGTATACATTATTTATTAATGAATGTATAATTTGAATTGTTCTTAACATTACTACTCTTAATATTTACATAATTATGGAGAAATTTTATTATGAATTTTATACTGCCTTCTTTAACTTATTCATATGATGCTTTAGAGCCATTTTTTGATGAAAAAACTATGAAGATTCATCATACAAAACACCATCAAACATATATCGATAACACTAATGCAGCACTAATTGACTTGCCTGAATTTTCCAATCTACCTATCATAGAATTAATAAAAAAATTAAACCATTTGCCTAATCACAAAAAAACTATATTACGCAACAATGCTGGAGGACATATCAATCATAGCCTTTTTTGGAAGTATCTTAAAAAGAATACTATACTTCAAGGTTCATTAAAAGACGCAATAGAATATAACTTTTCAAGTATCTCTTCTTTTAAAGATCATTTTGAAAAAACTGCTATCAGTCGTTTTGGATCTGGTTGGATATGGCTCATAAAACAAAATAATATTTTGTCTATAGTATCTACTGCCAATCAAGATAACCCATTAATGGGGGCAGATATCTCCGGAACAAATGGACACCCAATTCTTGGATTAGATGTGTGGGAACACGCTTATTATTTAAAATATCAAAATCGGCGTTTAGATTATATTAGATCATTTTGGAATGTAGTCAACTGGGATGAAGTATGCGCGCAATTTAATCAAATATAAAAATGCTTGTTATTAACTTAAGTTGGGTTATAAGTTTTACATGCATATCAAACATTTGATCATATTCTAGACATCGATTACATTTTGATATAAATGATAATTATCAGTCATGACTTCAGTAGCCCGTAAAGGATGATTACGGGCTACTGAGAACATAATGAATATATACAGATGTACATTTAAACATGTAATAAAGAAATATCTGCCACCTTTAAAAATAAATTTCTAACCTTATTTAGCAAGGTTAATCGATTAATTCTCACATTTTCATTTTCATCCATAATCATAACATTATCAAAAAATGAATTTACTGCGCTCATTATTGTTAATACGACAGTTAGTGCATCATAATAACGATAATCCGCACACAATACTTGCAATCTTTTTTCTATAGAAATTACCTCCATGGCTAAACATATTTCTTCTGGAATTTTTAATAAAAAATACTGCACATCCTCATTA includes:
- a CDS encoding Fe-Mn family superoxide dismutase; protein product: MNFILPSLTYSYDALEPFFDEKTMKIHHTKHHQTYIDNTNAALIDLPEFSNLPIIELIKKLNHLPNHKKTILRNNAGGHINHSLFWKYLKKNTILQGSLKDAIEYNFSSISSFKDHFEKTAISRFGSGWIWLIKQNNILSIVSTANQDNPLMGADISGTNGHPILGLDVWEHAYYLKYQNRRLDYIRSFWNVVNWDEVCAQFNQI
- the dnaB gene encoding replicative DNA helicase, whose amino-acid sequence is MHVSHDQQVNNMKIPPYSLEAEQSVLGGLMLDNTQWEYISVQVNSDDFFNYAHRIIFNEMKRLLETNKPIDLITLSESLEIQGKLELVGGFAYLAELSKNVPSASNVVAYADIVRERSVIRAMISIANKIADAGYNPQGRRSDELLDLAESLIFQISHSKSNHNLNPKGIDHILEKTVAHIEQVCNRPKYGVTGVSSGYKDLDKKTDGLQKSDLIIIAARPSMGKTAFAMNLCEHAAMTEKKPVLIFSLEMPGDQIMIRMLASLSRVDQVRIRTGRLNNEDRERITSAMELLLEKRNIYIDDSSCLTPAEVRGRARRLFREHDGLSLIMIDYLQLMRVPSLSNNRTLEISEISRSLKALAKELKVPVIAISQLNRGLEQRNDKHPVNSDLRESGAIEQDADLILFIYRDEVYHENSEMKGIAEIILGKQRNGPIGTIRLMFNGQCSRFDNYVESGQY
- a CDS encoding inorganic phosphate transporter — protein: MSHFLFNLEIHISIMLILALILVFIYEAINGFHDTANSVVTVIYTCSLRSHNAVLMSGIFNFLGVTLSGLSVAYTIIHLLPTYFFMNTNANHILAMIFSTLFAAILWNLGTWYFRFPTSSSHTLIGALIGIGLVHAIVTHCPMVQGLNIPKLINIFLSLIISPIIGLTLARIMMLILCRYWNNNKKHKNIHITPTQQTQKYGRPQPSLWTRIILILSAAGVSFSHGANDGQKGIGLVMLLLIGVAPANFMLNMHASNHEISRTRNAVSNFYEYYTQHYNNFKTIVPSEITSMPISIALNQLKGIVPSIKDSTQMFVNNNNVTYFNKYLSASEKEIQLRKIFHDFSLTLTIINNALLLLENLDSYAQLNIDQRSQMRQLLIYIVDILDQIIMLPETSYKNKNFLKHLKEHLLNTIEYAPTWIILSVALSLSLGTIIGWKRVATTIGEKIGKKEMTYAQGLSAQLTTAISIGTASYAGMPVSTTHVLSSSITGSMLIRGWGVQGKTIKNILITWSLTVPVSIVLSGSFYWAALRLLHKYIQI
- the ssb gene encoding single-stranded DNA-binding protein, with protein sequence MANRGINKVILIGYLGQEPEVRYMSSGNMVTNISVATTESWKDKQTNEFKEKTEWHRVVLFGRLAEIASEYLHKGSQVYIEGSLKTRKWQNQNGQDRYITEIIVSIGGAMQMLGSRHSGEHVSLDNQNVMNSGDKTISNDVSGAPSDVNFDDEDIPF
- the ubiA gene encoding 4-hydroxybenzoate octaprenyltransferase, which codes for MSNKLFFIKKCSNLAQLMRINQPIGFFLLLWPTLWGLWLSHKGIPDKVILIVFVVGALCMRSAGCIINDYVDYDIDRHVQRTKMRPLTSGKITKKEALVTLAMLLFIAFILVLSLNFVTIFLSAVALILSWIYPYLKRYTYFPQLILGILFSWPILMTFTAINNPISSTAWLLFLTNTVWTIVYDTQYAMIDREDDICVGIKSFAVFFGDMDKFLIGILQLCIVFILGIIGWKERFTVVFYFFSLFGVIILFMWQQILIHKRTRIRYFQAFLSNNYVGMLVFMGIASSFC
- the zur gene encoding zinc uptake transcriptional repressor Zur: MDTNIQKILTQIKKLCEQRCVRLTPQRLAVLRLMSQYNGAISAYDLLHLLRQSSLPHAKPSTIYRALNFLLAQGFIHRIESTNSFMLCRYFFGLSHNFAFFICKSCKQVTEQTTKGIEEILQNTAKITGFTMFNNIIEAHGLCPKCINLELRPHFKA
- a CDS encoding M3 family metallopeptidase yields the protein MDSNPLLNYSIFPPFSSIKVHHVKEAVQKVLTNCYNTVNQIVSERRINWDTLYYPLMIAENELQRTWSPITHLNSVQHNLELRKVYEESLSFIFEYRNWINQHDGLYKSYQALQHGDSYQKLSVIQKKVLNNILHNFKFSGIYLSPQKKKIYAHITSRLSRLSSNYANNVFDATLGWNKLITEKRLLSGIPEHTLEIARLAAQVRGEKGWLFTLQYPSYSSVLLYCDTQELRKELYWAFNTRASDQGPNSGKWDNTLVMDEILALRYELAKILGFNTYLEKSLSKRMIQSPEQVFNFLMNLSIQIRAYEYKEFLEIQNFAKKKCSCVSLNPWDIAYYGEKQKQYLFSIKNEELRYYFPEKTVLYGMFSVVNRIYGITIKERYDVETWHSDVQFFDIFDEEDEWMGGFYLDIYLRDDKREGAWMDELVGKMYRNNTIIQKPIAYLTCNFNCSENQKSSCLLTHHDVITLFHEFGHVLHHIMTRIDIPEISGVNGVPWDAVELPSQLMEKFCWDPNVLQLISMHYQKKEPLPDYIINNLLKTKTYQSSSYLLRQVVYGLFDLRIHHEYMPGEKRSALKIFNEVIKQVSTHHFSMDWDRFPNSFLHIFSDDYSAGYYSYLWADMLASNVWCRFQEKGVLNSKIGKLFLNDILALGGTIDLEKCLVKFCTQTMTVESMLRYYGISDSIDHSMSVKYI